In one window of Zingiber officinale cultivar Zhangliang chromosome 11A, Zo_v1.1, whole genome shotgun sequence DNA:
- the LOC122031136 gene encoding U-box domain-containing protein 33-like encodes MSRSSSVQMDRRSSGRLHLSGGSRRSLKEVDETLSAAVEVSTSENDGRNDKMYVAVAKEFATGKDHLVWVLKNNPMIKKIVLIHVHVPSPVVPMKGAWFPANQLEPEEVKAYRQIEQETMQRALNEYIDGCSSIKEVQVEKLVIEADDIGQGLLQLISQHRITNLVMGAAGDKHYTNNMKEPKSRKALMLQQEAASLCKIWFICKGNLICTREAELYGSGTMNVQTDIPPRQSESNLKTSPQIHGKYLSFYLNTIEDALKKKPLSITSAPNNEAKMGAFVQEKHGYPSNPESKGEIVLDLLEGISKGSGSSIKSVNEKIFSNTSSIRILMNEEMEGEPFILPLEEARLDDELYKDLKHAVTEAKNLTQEAYEHSMGCQKAERDLHEAPQKAKTIKQRREIEARPSLEKRESEELKRQLGEMFEELQESHEQIESLELQLADSRKTSRDLKKKLFDTHYFLTSLQHKYVELRSERDDAIREAEQLRQKIVELMADGIHGTEIFTEFSYSQLEQATNNFDPSLKVGEGGYGSVYKGVLCQKTVAIKMLNSEGMQGQKEFHKEVNVLSKLRHPNLVRLIGVCPEAWALVYDFLPNGSLEDRLNRKDNTPPLPWPLRLRIATEICAALVFLHSNPDLTVVHGDLKPANILLGADFVTKLADFGISGLLQASNNSTALYRCTHAMGTFVYMDPEFLASGDLTPRSDVYSLGIIILQLLTGRPAFGINRAVQDAVEGECLGDLLDAAAGEWPRGKAEQLAQLGLRCCAIVRKSRPDAREALRLLEAIANSPTPSSK; translated from the exons GTGGAGGTCTCAACATCTGAGAATGATGGGAGAAATGACAAGATGTATGTGGCAGTGGCAAAGGAGTTCGCGACTGGGAAGGACCACCTTGTTTGGGTGCTCAAGAACAACCCTATGATCAAAAAGATAGTACTCATCCATGTCCATGTACCCTCTCCAGTAGTCCCTATGA AGGGAGCTTGGTTTCCAGCAAACCAGCTAGAGCCAGAGGAGGTCAAAGCATACAGGCAGATTGAGCAGGAGACGATGCAAAGAGCTTTAAATGAATATATTGATGGATGCTCAAGTATCAAAGAG GTGCAAGTTGAGAAACTGGTCATTGAGGCAGATGACATTGGTCAGGGACTGCTACAACTCATCTCCCAACATAGAATTACCAACCTTGTTATGGGTGCTGCTGGAGATAAACATTATACGAA CAACATGAAGGAGCCAAAGTCAAGGAAGGCATTGATGCTACAACAGGAAGCTGCTTCATTATGCAAAATCTGGTTCATATGCAAAGGGAACCTCATATGCACAAG GGAAGCTGAACTTTATGGATCGGGAACAATGAATGTGCAGACAGATATCCCACCCAGACAATCCGAGAGCAACTTGAAAACCTCACCACAAATTCATGGGAAATACCTCAGTTTCTACCTGAACACTATTGAAGATGCACTGAAGAAAAAGCCCCTATCTATCACTTCTGCTCCAAATAATGAAGCCAAAATGGGGGCATTTGTTCAAGAGAAACACGGCTATCCATCAAATCCAGAGAGCAAAGGAGAAATTGTTCTTGATCTTTTGGAAGGGATTTCAAAGGGTTCTGGGAGCTCAATAAAATCAGTGAATGAGAAGATTTTCAGTAATACAAGTTCAATAAGGATTCTCATGAATGAGGAAATGGAAGGAGAGCCATTTATCTTGCCATTG GAAGAGGCTAGGTTAGATGATGAGTTGTACAAAGATCTCAAGCATGCTGTCACAGAGGCAAAGAACTTAACTCAAGAAGCTTATGAACACTCAATGGGGTGTCAAAAAGCTGAAAGGGATTTACATGAGGCCCCACAGAAA GCCAAAACAATAAAGCAAAGAAGAGAAATTGAGGCACGACCTTCACTAGAAAAGAGGGAATCAGAAGAGTTAAAAAGGCAATTAGGTGAAATGTTTGAAGAACTACAAGAGTCTCACGAGCAAATAGAGTCACTTGAACTCCAATTGGCTGATTCAAGGAAGACATCCAGGGATCTCAAAAAGAAGCTATTCGATACACATTACTTCCTCACCTCACTCCAACATAAGTATGTGGAACTGAGGAGTGAGCGGGATGATGCAATCAGAGAGGCTGAGCAACTGAGGCAAAAGATAGTGGAGCTGATGGCTGATGGCATTCATGGCACAGAGATCTTCACAGAATTCTCCTACTCTCAGTTGGAACAAGCAACCAACAATTTTGACCCTTCATTGAAGGTTGGAGAAGGCGGATACGGAAGCGTGTATAAAGGAGTGCTTTGCCAAAAAACAGTGGCTATAAAGATGTTAAATTCTGAAGGCATGCAAGGGCAAAAGGAGTTCCACAAAGAG GTTAATGTTCTGAGTAAACTGAGACACCCAAACCTGGTTCGCCTCATAGGTGTCTGCCCTGAAGCCTGGGCTCTCGTGTACGACTTCCTCCCCAACGGCAGCCTGGAGGACCGCCTCAACCGCAAGGACAACACACCGCCGCTCCCCTGGCCGCTCCGCCTCCGCATCGCCACCGAGATCTGCGCGGCCCTCGTCTTCCTCCACTCCAACCCCGACCTCACGGTCGTCCACGGAGACCTAAAACCCGCCAACATACTCCTCGGCGCCGACTTCGTCACCAAGCTCGCGGACTTCGGGATCTCAGGACTACTCCAGGCCTCCAACAACTCCACCGCCCTCTACCGCTGCACGCACGCGATGGGCACCTTCGTCTACATGGATCCGGAGTTCCTCGCCTCCGGAGACCTCACGCCGCGCTCCGACGTGTATTCGCTGGGTATCATCATCCTGCAGCTGTTAACTGGGCGGCCGGCGTTCGGGATCAACCGGGCGGTTCAGGACGCGGTGGAGGGGGAGTGCCTAGGCGATTTGCTCGACGCGGCGGCGGGGGAGTGGCCGCGCGGTAAGGCGGAGCAGCTGGCGCAGCTAGGGCTGAGGTGCTGCGCGATCGTGCGGAAGAGCCGCCCGGACGCGAGGGAGGCGTTGAGGCTGCTCGAGGCTATCGCCAACTCCCCGACGCCGTCGTCCAAGTGA